Part of the Athalia rosae chromosome 2, iyAthRosa1.1, whole genome shotgun sequence genome, GGCTGATGTTAAAAGTAATTCTAATCCTCTTACCTAAGCTAGTTCATTATCATCAAGCTCGAATCTCATAACGATAAAATGTTTGATGTAATATCTGTTTCTTTTCTGCAGATCAAGAAAAGTTAGATGATTCaatggttgaaaaattggttGCACGTATGATAAAGAACATTCATGTTGAAGTGAAAAAGATACATGTCAGGTATGAAGATCACACAACATTCAAGGATGCACCTTTTTCCGTTGGTCTCACTCTCAGCAACTTTACAGTTGAGAGTTGCAATGAGTCCTGGACAACAGGCGGAAACCTTAAGGATATGCATGCCATTGcacaaatattcaaagtcagTTAAAACTAAGAATACCACTTGTACATTGATGTATGTAACACTCAATATTGTgccaatattataattattgtgttTAATTATTTCCTCCAGTTATGCACATTGGATGGGTTAGGAGTATATCTGAATCCAACGTTCAATCAGTTCAGTAAACAGCCTCAATCGGAATACAGTCAACTTTTTTCGTTAGGAATTGCTACTGTTGACTACAAACCTGTTGATTACCAGTATTGTGAGTGGAATTTTCTCATATTAGTTAATTTATATAACGTAATAACGTAACGATTTGATGATAATTGGCATTTTCATCTTAGTGTTGGGACCAATAAATGCTaacgtgaaattgaaattgaatccaAAACCTGAAACGGATGGAAGCAATTACACGATTCCCAAAGTGTGGATGGATGCAGAAAtgcaaaagttgaaaattggatTGAGCAAGATTCAATACCAAACAATAATGCGATTGGGTGAAGGGTTGGACAGAGCACAAAAGGCTGCCCCATACAAAAAATATAGGCCAAATTTAACATCGTATAGAGGCCATTACAAAGAATGGTGAGAATCCTTTCCCTTGTTTACAGTTCTTATCTTCACAAATCCTTATATGTAAACTGATAACTAATATTATATAGGTGGCAGTTTGCCTATACCTGCATTTTGGAAGAAACAGTGCGCAGGTgtcaaaaaaattgggattgGAATCATATGAAACTGCACAGGGACACGTGTCGTAGTTATGCCAAAGCTTATCATGCAAAACTAACTAATAAAAAAGTAGCCCAAGAAATTGTGGATCACCTTACGCATTGTGAGCGGATTTTGGATGTCTTCAATTTGGTTATTATTCGACAACAAATCGAACTCGAGGTATTAATTGCATACATAAACAACATTTCAACACGTCATTCTAAATTTGAACAATAATATTCTAGGTAGAACGCCTTgcagagaaggagaaagatcTCAAGGCAAAAAAAGGATGGTTTGGCTTTTTGTGGGGAAGTGCGCcgacggaagaagaagaggatctCAATTCAGCAGCAGCCATCAGTGAGTTTGAGGATGCTGTTATGTTTGTCTTTTCCAATTGCTGGAGTAATTTTATAGTACATAACAATTGTAACATTTATCAAATTCACAAAACATTCCTATTTAACAGTGCGCAAGTTCGAGGCAGCGATGACTCCACAGGAGAAAGAGAAGTTATATCGAGCCATTGATTACCAAGAAAATAGTGGCACCACACATTATCCAGAAACATACGAGGATATTGATTGCCGCTTCTTTTTACATGGCCTCGAGGTTTTTGTTCTGGATACTGAAAAAGAATATCCGCAAGTCCTAGACCTACAGTTCAACGGTGTTCAAGTTGGCTTCAAATCTCGGCCTTCTGGTAGTGGCATCATGTAAGTGCATAGAATTCTACTtgcaatgaatataaaaacagTTAATTAGTCAGTTTCAAACATTCCCCCACAGATTCTAAAATCAATCTTGTTCATAATTCTAGGGCTACTGCATCAATTAATGACTTAAAGCTGCTCGGTGTCAGGCAACAGGACACAGTGCCTGTCTTATTAACGTCAGAAGGAGGTTATTCTGATGCTGTATTATTTGCTGTaacttatgaaaaaaatcctaTTGACAAGTTGTGTGGGGATCGTGTGATAGTCAAGGCTAGATCCGTTCAAGTCATTTATGATGCCTATACCATCATAGAACTAGTGAAAGTTTTCAGAATACAGGATACTTCCACATTGAATCAGTGGGTTACCTTATTTCAAAACCATTGAGAACACAGATTTTTTGTACACAGTTCAATGACTTTATAAACTATTAAATCATTCTGATTCGTTCTACAGACTCCAGGCTGCCGCTGCCATGCAATTGGAGGGCTTGAAAGAAATGTCAGCATTAGGTCTGGAATATGCTATCGAAAAGCATTCAGTACTAGATATTCAGGTAAATATTTGGATCACACATTTGATCTCACAATAAAATCGAGATCCGATCTTTTATCACACAGTGTACACGGCACGTGCCTAATATaaacatttaatttttctttcaattacatAGGTCGACCTACAAGCATCTCAACTAATTATTCCCCGGCAAGGTTTTTACACAGGCAATGAATCACTGTTCGTTCTTAACTTGGGTAGTCTGAAAGTTAATTCCctggaaaaaccaaaagataGTAAAGCCACTGCCACTGTTAAACAATTGGTTGACATGGGAAAATCAGAAGAAGATATTTTGACAGAACTACGGACGCACAGTTATGACAAATTTGTCATGAAAATAGTAAACTTCCAggtaattgttgttgtttcatATTATTACGTTGCACCGCTTAGGTCGCTGCGTTGTAAAATGGTAGTTTACTAACTCCACCAGTTGATCCGTATTTTTATTCCTACAATCACTTTCTAGGCACTTGTCTGTTTGCCAAATGAAGATTGGCACCAAACTTTACTGACTAGCACAGTAGGAGCTATGACGGTGTTGAAGCCAATGACCTTAGAGGTTCAACTTGACAAGTGTTTGATTATGGATGATCCCCTGCTCCCTAAAATGAGAATTATAGGACAACTCCCATCTGTAGCCCTTGACATATCTGGTAAATACCTATTCATATCGAACCTCATATTTTGTGACTGCTGGgcattgtgaaaaattttacattgCATGGCTACATATCGTACATTCTCACATACTGAAGTTATTACTTCTTTGTTAGTGAATTATACAGAAACCTATTAAAGTATTCAAGTTTTCTAAGCTTAAAGTATTTGGGCACATCCTCTCTAGGAGTTTGTCAAAGGTATGCAGTCAATCTGTATTTTTGCAAATACTTTCAGATTCAAGATTGCTAGAAGCTCTTTCAATTGCACAAAGCATTCCCTTACCGCAGAACGAAGACATCCCTGCTCCGCAACCGTTAAGTGTATGTTATTTCATAATATCTGGTATACATTTTAACTATGGGGCTGAAACGTATTTGTCAGAGGAATTAAAATATTAGTCTTATATGAACAGCCTTTGTCTCATTGAGTGAAACGAGTTTCTTTAATTTGCAGACAAAATCAGTTTCTCAGATATCTTTGATGAAAGAATTATCTGCAATCCCTAGTATGATTGAAAAGAAGCCAAACGCTCCTGTGAAGCAAACAACAAATTTAGAAGCAAAGTTTGTTATGAAGGGTAAGCAAATTGAATACTAAAATAAACGGcttgaaaaatacatataattcgATCAGAATATAACATAGAAGTTTTATCTGATTAATCTAGTTCTTGTCTCTGTTTCATGTAGAATTTGTTCTTGCTCTTTCGAAACAAGAAGGCTCAGTTGTAGACAAATCAGAGCCATTCCTTAAAGTGGAAGTATTAAAATTAGAAGCTGAGTTGATTCAGCGTTCATTTGATCAAGATGTGAAGCTGAGACTTGGTGGTGTGCAAGTCACACAATATcgtgaaaaaggagagataCATATTATAGATACTCCAATGGCTAGTGGCATTGAAGAATATCTTATTGTTGTTCAACATGTAACTGTAAGTGGAAAAGTTTGCTGATACCAGAAATCGGGGATATCCCTATGATTTATAGTACTTATTATTGATGTACCTTCATTTTTCAGGTCAATAAACTTTCTCCAGAATTCACAACAGTTCATGGTTCTGTTCTTCAGTTATTACAGATGGAATTTACTAAGTTAGATGTGTTGCTTCATCAAGAAGCAATCATCAGCGTCCTTCAATTTGTTTCCAATGTACAGGTATTGATCAATTGAGttcgcaaaaattttaataacacTTCAGTAACTCCTTAAATAATGATTTGtgcctttttttattcattcaggaCAGGATGGCTAAGACTCCTCAATCAAGTATTGAGAATGAAGATACCGCACAAACGGCATATCGACTTGCAACAATCCATGAAGATTCACTTCAGTTCTCCAATCttgggaaagaaaaacttctGAAGCCTACAGTTAATTTACGTGAGTAGGCCTTTTCACATTAGGTATTGAAATCATTCTCTAATGCGCTATTTTCTTAATcagggaagaaaaaacgagtagTTGAATGTATAGATCTCAAGATCAAGGCAAAAGTTGGGTCAATAGGTATAAAAATGGCGAATGATGTCAGGGATATCAGCGCTTTTTTCATAGAAGGAATTGTTGCCGGTTATATTATGAAAGCTTCTTATTCACAAGTAAATGTGAATCTGGCTTCGATCAATGTTACAGACCTCAACCCAATATCTGCTTATCAAAATGTAAGTGTAGAGCCAGCAATAACattgcaaaattatttcattacagattgttataaatacaaaaaacttGCCTAATacaatatttaaaattttattagatAATCTCTGTGACAGGAACAGAGTCGTTACAAGTTCAAGCTGTAATATATAACGTCGAACCATGGGaggttgataaaaataacatgTCTATTAAAGTAGTTATGGGCTGTCATCGAGTAGTATTTTTGAACTCTTTTGTAACTGGAGTTATGGTAAATATTATAGACGTTTAAATTTCTTACCGCAATTCATCGTCAAACGTGTTTCTGAGTTGGTGGCGTGAAACATTTTGTTcacagaattttttgaatcatttCCAAGCAGCACAAGAAGCTATTAAAGAAGCctcagctgctgctgctgaagctgcaaaagaaaatatgaaagatgTGCAGGAACGAGCTACTCGCATTGAATTAGCTGTTAAAATCAAGGTAgcaaatcaaaaatattctataaGTTTCATAATATCTAATTTCATAACTTGATTTATGACATCGGACTAgatatatttgtaaataatcATGAGCCCTCATGGTTATTGTTTTATGTTTTGTACAGGCCCCAGTAGTGTATATACCAACAAACTCTAAGAGTGAACATGCTCTAATGCTTGATATGGGTAATTTAACAGTATCCAACATTTTGAAGAAGTTAGAAATTGTTAATGATGAAGGCAATTCTCCTGtaatcgatgaaatgaaagTTGATCTGCAAGATATGAAACTATCAAGGTAAATCTTTACCGAGCGtccgaaattcattttttgtactACTTTTTTTTGCTGCCGATTATGAGTAACTTCTTTTGTGTGCAGGGTCAAACTGAACACAAGTGACTTTGTTGCTGATAACGAAGTGCTATTGCTGCAACCTGTCAGTTTCACTCTTGTCATCAAACGAAATTTATCTACGGCATGGTTTACTTCCATTCCTGATATCGATATGTCTGGTAgactgaataaaattgaacttttGATTAGTCAGGAAGATTATGGAATGATGATGAAAGTTTTGAGTGAAAATTTAGGGGAAACCATTGATGATCCTGCACCTGATGTTGCTACTATTTCCAAAAACGTGGCTGTCGAGGATTGGAATAGACATCAATCAAGTGAGAGATAGGATTACTCCATTTACAATCTTAGTTTATTGCTATACAATCCGAAATTGTAACGTTGAAGGTTTTATTTAACCAATGTATTGTTTACAGTTAAGCCAGATTTGGAAGTTATGAGGCACAGCAAAGTGAAAGAATTTAAAGATTCAAAACAGATTCATActgtaatgaaatttgaattcatcATGGATAGTTTAGTAGTCAGCTTATATACTGGAGGATCGAAGACGGTATGTTAGTCGCTGGATCTCTATCACTACCTTCATCAATTGCCAAAgtcaaaataatatttatttctaatttacctaattttttttaaatgacaTTTCTAGCTTGCGTCTAAAATGTCTCCAATGCATCTACCCGAAAACGGATTGGCAAAGTTTAGTTTGTCTCATTTTGCTTTGAAAGGGCGAATGTTTGGTGATGGTTTGTTGGCTACTTCTATTTTGTTGATGAATTGCACATTGGATGATACAAGACCCAGCAGGGTGGGTTCTCTCACAAGAATAATGGAAAGGATCAGTGAACCACTCCAGAAGGATGATTCAAGTCCTGATAAGGAAGTTAAATCAGTTCGAAGTATGGTGGATATGACTTTGCGCAAAGGAACAAATGATACCTTTGGTATGttacacatttttttattcattgattcagCTGTTATCACTGCCCAGTTGAGAAAACTGTCTTCGATATAATTCAAGAAGCAGTTCTACAATATACTTTCATTTCATCTACCTCTTCACCAATAAGCTCATCTCACTGAACGTTATCTTGCAGTTGATGTCCGCGTATTCTCATTCAGCATAATAGTATCATTAGACTATCTTATGAAGATAAAGGATTTCTTCAACGTAGAGCAGTTGTCATCAAATCAAAATGCTGCACCCGTTGTGCAAAAAGGTTACAATGAAGTACCtggtaaaaaaatgagacCGTCAGGGACTGTCCAACCTGATACTGCCATGCTTACAGTCAATCTCCATATTGAAAAACCAGATATTATTCTTGTTGAAGATATGGATAACATTGATTCTAACTGCATTGTATTAAATGTAAGTTACATTTCAATTATACAATGCATCGGTAACAACCTAGCAATAGAAAATGATATACTTCAACAATGAAAAACTAATTTGGAATTTTGTTTCCCCACAGACGGAGCTCTTATTAAAATTAAGAATGGTGGGTGATCATCAAGCTATCACGGGATCGATCAAAGATATGTCCATCCTCACTGGAATTTACAATCCTCTACGGAGATCGGAATCAATTTATCAGGTATGGGGATATATTGTTTCAATCTAACATCGTTGTTGGAAGATAAGATTCTTTCACTACTAATTTGCTAATAATTGCGTGAATTTTATATCCCTGAAGGTGTTGAGACCATGTAGCATTAGCTTGGCAGGTTCTACGCCAGAAGGAAAAGGTTTACATGTTGACATATGCTGCACTGACATACACGTTTCTGTTTCTCCAGGTACAGAGAATATGAGAATATaacaatgaatatttttgttgAGTTCATGTTTGTTCTCAAAAGGCTCATTTTCAaagatcattaattttcttgtcTTCTACAGGCGTTATTGAGATGTTAAACAAAGTCGTTCAGACTGTCACAAAGAATCAACAGGTTGAAGATGAGTCAGTGAAGGTGGAACCAGATTACAGTGGAGTTTGGATGATTACTCCatttaatgaaaatgattattGGTTTCTCAAAGCAGGTTAGTATTGCtgtaaatttcaattgaaatacAAATTTGTTGAAGAGCACCTTTATCATCTATCACGGACGATTCGTACTTGTGTGCTCTAAATATCAAAAGTCTCATATTTCTAGAAACGGCCGTTGAAGCAATGGAAGATCTTGCATTTGCGGAAAATGTAGAACCAGATGTAATTTATAAACAAGAACTCGCTATTGTAACCGCTCCCACTATTCTCCTAACTTTGGAAGCTGGTGTTGGCAATAAAACTCTACCTATGCTATTGTTTTATCTGGGCTTCCAGAGTAATGTAAATGACTGGAGCACGAAGACTGTAAGATTTTTTAGCAAACTATTTTGTTTCGAGTGTGTTAACTGTGGTATGGGTTTATTTACCAGATCAACGGTTAACAATACTTCTGTTACTGTTGAACGTATCTGATGGCTTACAAGAATTTGATTTGTATGATTGCAGATGAGCATTGAGTGTACTATGACTTTAGCTGTGGCATATTATAATAGTCGTCTTGCTTTATGGGAGCCACTGATAGAACCTATAGAAtgtaatgaaaatggaaaacgtAGTTCAACACCGTGGGAACTCAAAACTAAGGTGAATAATGATTCACTAATCAAAGATACCTAGTCAAAAGGTATGAATTACATTGACTTGATATAAATTGTTTAATTTCAGATTCAATTTAATGACCTCACGGTTGATTCGCAATCTGCAAGTGTCGCTAGTCCTGGTACAGAAAGTGAACCAGATTTACATCAGCAGACAGCGAAAATGTGTATAGACATCTCATCAATGGTAATTTAGGGGTATACATAATAAATCAGAATATGTTATGATTGAGCGATTTCTAAAAGAATAACTTTCTAATAGGAAAACTTGGAAATGACAGTCACTAAAACGTGCCTCGACGTTCTTAAGCAACTGGGTAATGCATTTTCGAATGCTATTGAACCtgacaaaaaacaaagtcTTAAAATAGCTCCATATCTGTTGAAGAATGAGACTGGCTTATCCATGACCTTACATCTCGAGAACGGTCATTTTAAAGTAAGTTAATGATAGTTGGATTTCATCACGAATAATCTATTGTCATCGTTCGAATGTCAAAGAAGTATACCCTGAAAAGATACTTAATGAATGAAGAATGCATATCTTGTGAATTAGGTTGTCGAAGATCCAACAGTAGCTACAACGTCTAGTTCTGGATCTTATACAGAAGTAGTGCTTGAGTCTGGAGCATCGGTAGAATTGGCACCTACAGTTATGAAATCTGCAACAACTCATCTCCTCCAAGAACTTAAAGCTGAAACTGTCAAAATTAACAGTGATAACAAGTTCATCGTATCGGTAATGATCCAAGTTTCAccaattgtttcaaaaatattttctgctTCGTACAAAACCCTTCCGGGCTTTCATTTACATTGAAATATGGTTTTCATTATAGTTCAAAGGTCTCCAGAACAAGTTAGAAATTCCAGTGCTTCGTGCAGATAAGAGGTTCTTTCCCTTAAAGCATCGTGGGGATGGAGCAGACGAATGGGGTATCATTTCTGACGTAGTTGTTGAGGATGGAAGCACTATCCTCACTCTAAGAAGTGTGCTGCAGGTGAAGATCAATTCGTTGTTACAGTCGAATCTTAGGTGcagattttatcatttcgtaATCTTCTAGGTACATAATCACTTCAGCAAACCGGTATCAGTATATTACATGACGAAACGCGGTAATGAAGTGGAATGTGTGGGCACTGTAGAATCTGACAAGTGTCTCAATCTTCCATTAGATGCTGTGTATACGCCAACAAATGAGTTATTCTTCAGTGTTGAAGGgtacgtcaatttttcattccgtattTTAATCATAaacatatgtattttttttatcctttgtGATTCTAATTTAACTTGTTGATGATTTCATGCTTTCATTTACCAAGTACTTATGTACTTTCGTGGTTATAGGTACACGGTTTCGATAATTCCATTCATATGGAAAGATCTTCAAAAAACAGTTTCTATGACTAAGTTACTGCAATGCGAGGCCAGATCTCGCCACGAATACGTTGAGCCGTTTTACATCAAGGTAAGATTTTGATTTCAAAACGTTTGACACAATTTAAACAAAAGTTGCCTAAGACGCGAGCAATGTGTGGAGTACAGATTTATGATCACGTATTTCAAGCATTTGGTAGTGTTATGATGTGATGTATTCGCACAACTTGATTTCGCAATTTAaatcaatgatttttacatGACGTAAACCAAATATTAGCCCATTATCTTAGCATGAATAGCAAATCACATGttcaaatttattaaattaaaatagaatGCACATATTTCTCTACCTAATTCTATTTGCTCAGCTTTTTTATTGAGTCGGAATCACATATGGTTATTTCGATTTGTCTGAAACTTTATAAGTGAAATTTGTAATTGTAAGAAATAACGGAAGTGGCAGTGGTTTTTCTATTGCATTATTTTTGCCTATTCGagctgatgaaaaatttatcagcgAATGCTAAAGATTACCTATCATTGTGACCAATAAtgatcgaatgaataattgccatttttttttcgttattcctgTTTCCTCGGCAAGCGATCTGAGAGttcaatcaaattttctatcgCCAGTATTCTCCATTTTTAGATGTTTTTCATGGCGATTATGGTCGGTAGTATCCTCTATAATAACAACACTCTTGGTTTATTACTAGACATAATCGACTGGCGTCTCAAATTAAATCGTTCTATATCTTATGTCGAGCATAGATGTTCAAGTATTGCTAAATCAAACGGATCCAAGTGTCTGGAAGGACCTATCCAGGTACTACGTTCCTCTCAATCAATGTCTGCTCAACACCTATGCACCCTGATGAAGTAATAAGGATTATTGAACTTCCGCATGCATACAAAGTTTCAGGCTGCCTAGATTATGATCAGACTATTAGAGATGTGTAGATTTTGTAGTAAGTAGTACACGGTAGTTTGAAAtgtctttttcattcattctaaATAGTTTCATGAATTATGACAGATTATAATAACCGTAATGAAATTCCGCATATGCCTCACTTGCAAAGTATCTGCTGAGAGatactatgtataca contains:
- the LOC105684826 gene encoding intermembrane lipid transfer protein Vps13 isoform X2, coding for MVFESVVAELLNKVLGDYVQNLDHKQLKLSLWGGDVVLKDLLIKDTALDKLDQPVKLAYGRLGKLILKIPFKDMWNGQVDAIIEELYLLVVPCSQTQYDAEKEAKAELEAKQAEIARVEKSKQQADVKNQEKLDDSMVEKLVARMIKNIHVEVKKIHVRYEDHTTFKDAPFSVGLTLSNFTVESCNESWTTGGNLKDMHAIAQIFKLCTLDGLGVYLNPTFNQFSKQPQSEYSQLFSLGIATVDYKPVDYQYLLGPINANVKLKLNPKPETDGSNYTIPKVWMDAEMQKLKIGLSKIQYQTIMRLGEGLDRAQKAAPYKKYRPNLTSYRGHYKEWWQFAYTCILEETVRRCQKNWDWNHMKLHRDTCRSYAKAYHAKLTNKKVAQEIVDHLTHCERILDVFNLVIIRQQIELEVERLAEKEKDLKAKKGWFGFLWGSAPTEEEEDLNSAAAIMRKFEAAMTPQEKEKLYRAIDYQENSGTTHYPETYEDIDCRFFLHGLEVFVLDTEKEYPQVLDLQFNGVQVGFKSRPSGSGIMATASINDLKLLGVRQQDTVPVLLTSEGGYSDAVLFAVTYEKNPIDKLCGDRVIVKARSVQVIYDAYTIIELVKVFRIQDTSTLNQLQAAAAMQLEGLKEMSALGLEYAIEKHSVLDIQVDLQASQLIIPRQGFYTGNESLFVLNLGSLKVNSLEKPKDSKATATVKQLVDMGKSEEDILTELRTHSYDKFVMKIVNFQALVCLPNEDWHQTLLTSTVGAMTVLKPMTLEVQLDKCLIMDDPLLPKMRIIGQLPSVALDISDSRLLEALSIAQSIPLPQNEDIPAPQPLSTKSVSQISLMKELSAIPSMIEKKPNAPVKQTTNLEAKFVMKEFVLALSKQEGSVVDKSEPFLKVEVLKLEAELIQRSFDQDVKLRLGGVQVTQYREKGEIHIIDTPMASGIEEYLIVVQHVTVNKLSPEFTTVHGSVLQLLQMEFTKLDVLLHQEAIISVLQFVSNVQDRMAKTPQSSIENEDTAQTAYRLATIHEDSLQFSNLGKEKLLKPTVNLRKKKRVVECIDLKIKAKVGSIGIKMANDVRDISAFFIEGIVAGYIMKASYSQVNVNLASINVTDLNPISAYQNIISVTGTESLQVQAVIYNVEPWEVDKNNMSIKVVMGCHRVVFLNSFVTGVMNFLNHFQAAQEAIKEASAAAAEAAKENMKDVQERATRIELAVKIKAPVVYIPTNSKSEHALMLDMGNLTVSNILKKLEIVNDEGNSPVIDEMKVDLQDMKLSRVKLNTSDFVADNEVLLLQPVSFTLVIKRNLSTAWFTSIPDIDMSGRLNKIELLISQEDYGMMMKVLSENLGETIDDPAPDVATISKNVAVEDWNRHQSIKPDLEVMRHSKVKEFKDSKQIHTVMKFEFIMDSLVVSLYTGGSKTLASKMSPMHLPENGLAKFSLSHFALKGRMFGDGLLATSILLMNCTLDDTRPSRVGSLTRIMERISEPLQKDDSSPDKEVKSVRSMVDMTLRKGTNDTFVDVRVFSFSIIVSLDYLMKIKDFFNVEQLSSNQNAAPVVQKGYNEVPGKKMRPSGTVQPDTAMLTVNLHIEKPDIILVEDMDNIDSNCIVLNTELLLKLRMVGDHQAITGSIKDMSILTGIYNPLRRSESIYQVLRPCSISLAGSTPEGKGLHVDICCTDIHVSVSPGVIEMLNKVVQTVTKNQQVEDESVKVEPDYSGVWMITPFNENDYWFLKAETAVEAMEDLAFAENVEPDVIYKQELAIVTAPTILLTLEAGVGNKTLPMLLFYLGFQSNVNDWSTKTMSIECTMTLAVAYYNSRLALWEPLIEPIECNENGKRSSTPWELKTKIQFNDLTVDSQSASVASPGTESEPDLHQQTAKMCIDISSMENLEMTVTKTCLDVLKQLGNAFSNAIEPDKKQSLKIAPYLLKNETGLSMTLHLENGHFKVVEDPTVATTSSSGSYTEVVLESGASVELAPTVMKSATTHLLQELKAETVKINSDNKFIVSFKGLQNKLEIPVLRADKRFFPLKHRGDGADEWGIISDVVVEDGSTILTLRSVLQVHNHFSKPVSVYYMTKRGNEVECVGTVESDKCLNLPLDAVYTPTNELFFSVEGYTVSIIPFIWKDLQKTVSMTKLLQCEARSRHEYVEPFYIKMFFMAIMVGSILYNNNTLGLLLDIIDWRLKLNRSISYVEHRCSSIAKSNGSKCLEGPIQAVGEIEQVYFENTSRHTMSSTVYNIHLYPSVYLKNFLPIDIIITLPGIPDEQLVEASKILQIPTIEPGRSSIVIKLPQYLEKDWSCRVDIQGNPPEFSVCSFESYDSVQKVVMDLGMHTSFRHGSLIMALYCPFWMLNKTGLMLSYRKSSKAAVKENSSPAKSTEDNLNVLYHPETYKGVILFSFNKKAFFGKKKAMVRVEDGAWSDKFSIDVAGSKGAVSCKYNGIIYQIGVHNQLTYNSLTKQITFTPYYVLMNNSDFLIECQESERPADPLFKILPGECSSFWPRSEQAVKTLKAKVAGHPEKTAAFIYTDVHTTLLKLDNKYGGINVDVQINEGGVYISMSGYTPGNAPALIINHTPHTINLWEKGSMNVRSIQSYNRMFYTWENPAGSRTLVWEDGSKKEIENDLRKDNLGPFIAPDTEEEAFYVSFLDGTQRVLLFTTNFKIAEDCQLAGDLEVIDQEITLNIHGVGMSLVNNISRKELLYMCIASSGVIWESQKSRGSRWRAFNTKDVITIEDGYQKYIRELQIGRDPPYKVMLEPKLEVDYLNMEILKPHRRYIRRTFQTGLWVQHRASVHQVQLHAKINRLQIDNQLSDCVFPVILGPVPPPKSIAQDSVMKPFAEMSLVKRLLEHSTVQQFRYFKVLIQEFHIKVDIQFIGAIMELFKDNETTDAEESELFRQDMKLVKEPLLYHVTLITTAEQKNFFDLLHFSPLKIHISFSMTGGGAQLPQVLNVLLQGIGVTLTDINDIVFKLAYFEREYTFMPHNQLISEATSHYVGQAIKQAYVLVLGLDVIGNPYGLVVGTMKGIEDLFYEPFQGAIQGPGEFAEGLLLGVRSMFGHTVGGMAGAVSKITGAMGKGIAALTFDKDYQRRRQEQLNKQPANLQEGLARSGKGLVMGVFDGVTGVVMKPISGAKEEGVEGFFKGFGKGMVGFVTRPAAGVIDFASGSLGAVKRATELSEEVKRVRPPRFLQPDSLVRPYIQHDANGNKILFELEKGKYANTDIYVFHIEVNKDVVLLTDKRIAFLKLSDLFGGWQVEWSYTWQEVNNAPRVTDRGVEVPVRETQKKKKLGNLFGSTDHGKLILVPDFEIRKLLCSKIEEQINQSSS